The Labeo rohita strain BAU-BD-2019 chromosome 19, IGBB_LRoh.1.0, whole genome shotgun sequence genome window below encodes:
- the LOC127182195 gene encoding period circadian protein-like — translation MAFLAVTGQAESPWGNAAPLGGSAAGAAASGGIGADSLTEEASGVDSWTGEASGADSWTGEASGADSWTGEASGADSWTGEASGADSWTGEASGAQCAAHTLKMATAITGSTVDNGVSVDLEGADVTGLWLGSVGSAWLGSVGSAGSADT, via the coding sequence atggccttcctggccgtgacaggacaggcagagagtccttggggaaacgccgcccctttaggaggttctgcagccggagctgctgcttctgggggcattggcgcagactctttgacagaagaggcctctggcgtagactcgtggacaggcgaggcctctggagcagactcgtggacaggcgaggcctctggagcagactcgtggacaggcgaggcctctggagcagactcgtggacaggcgaggcctctggagcagactcgtggacaggcgaggcctctggagcacagtgtgcagcccacacactaaagatggctacggccattacaggcagcacagtagataatggggtgtctgttgaccttgagggtgCTGATGTTACGGgcttgtggcttgggagcgtgggctctgcgtggcttgggagcgtgggctctgcggggtcagctgatacgtga